A section of the Candidatus Woesearchaeota archaeon genome encodes:
- a CDS encoding lamin tail domain-containing protein, which yields MFDVLLTKLIKKFVTLILFFFIASSLTPIAFAALDYIVISEVYYNPISSETGGEAIELFNPTNEVVNLSGYVIKTESSNEDLVFDNSDVDLLLLPNQFLLLTDLGWDENKDNISWSTSNYEESFTLSNSDAGVALVLDGIIIDSVGWGLETEIGEGLFEGNSSIGVSEGFSLQRTSLFNDSNNNSADFFGSYPNLLNSSFFFNQSNSTNLTEPIIPSNSSNSSLYNSSVEIEIELEILNSEPILSNLILFDYEELIENAEILLNPGGEKVIGLNLTVTDLNGFLDVDSCFVENEKLNIYSELIFLEELNSSSFVAGGEFNLDYYLSEGTYNLSIFCEDNYSVNYVNYSIEILSLSALSLDVNYLLFEQAILGTYVEILGDSNFETNNPTIQNIGNTNLSVGLIGTNLTINSGSESDGGSDGGSDIDSDLDGDGSIITEISSKNLEFVLGNDFNLGIDGTLDSFVVSSKILECGLNQFIPLSFRLFVPSQAMSGTYQGTALVVGVSE from the coding sequence ATGTTTGATGTGTTGCTAACCAAACTAATAAAAAAATTTGTTACTCTAATTCTATTTTTCTTTATTGCCTCTTCTCTTACCCCTATCGCCTTTGCCGCGTTAGATTACATTGTTATTAGTGAAGTATACTACAACCCGATAAGTTCAGAGACTGGCGGCGAGGCAATAGAATTATTTAATCCAACCAACGAAGTTGTGAATTTGTCAGGATATGTTATTAAAACAGAAAGTTCAAATGAAGATTTAGTATTTGATAATTCAGATGTGGATTTGTTATTGTTGCCAAATCAATTTTTACTTTTAACTGATTTAGGCTGGGATGAAAATAAAGATAATATTTCCTGGTCAACTTCTAATTATGAAGAATCATTTACTCTTTCTAACTCTGATGCAGGGGTTGCTCTAGTTTTAGATGGGATAATTATTGATTCTGTTGGTTGGGGTCTTGAAACTGAAATTGGTGAAGGGCTTTTTGAGGGGAATTCTTCCATTGGTGTTTCGGAGGGATTTAGTTTACAAAGAACTAGTTTATTTAATGATTCAAATAATAATTCTGCAGACTTTTTTGGTAGTTATCCGAATTTGTTAAACTCTAGTTTCTTTTTTAATCAATCTAACTCAACTAATCTAACTGAACCCATAATTCCTTCAAATTCTTCAAATTCTTCATTATATAATTCTAGTGTTGAAATTGAAATTGAATTGGAAATATTAAATTCAGAACCAATATTGTCTAATTTAATTTTGTTTGATTATGAAGAATTAATTGAAAATGCTGAAATACTTCTTAATCCAGGGGGAGAAAAAGTAATAGGTTTGAATTTAACCGTTACTGATTTGAATGGTTTTTTGGATGTGGACTCGTGTTTTGTTGAAAATGAGAAATTAAATATTTATTCTGAATTGATTTTTTTAGAAGAGTTGAATTCTTCTTCATTTGTTGCTGGCGGAGAATTTAATTTGGACTATTACTTGTCGGAAGGAACATATAATTTGAGCATTTTTTGTGAAGATAATTATTCAGTTAATTATGTTAATTATTCAATTGAAATATTATCTTTGTCTGCATTAAGTTTGGATGTTAATTATTTATTATTTGAACAAGCAATACTTGGAACCTATGTTGAAATACTTGGAGACTCAAATTTTGAAACTAATAATCCCACCATTCAAAATATAGGCAATACTAATTTAAGTGTTGGTTTGATTGGAACTAATTTAACAATTAATTCAGGTAGTGAATCAGATGGTGGTTCGGATGGTGGTTCTGATATTGATTCTGATTTGGATGGTGATGGAAGTATTATAACTGAAATTTCTTCAAAAAATTTAGAATTCGTGCTTGGAAATGATTTTAATTTAGGTATTGATGGAACGCTTGATTCTTTTGTTGTTTCTTCAAAAATTTTAGAGTGTGGGCTCAATCAATTTATACCATTGAGTTTTAGATTATTTGTGCCAAGTCAAGCAATGAGTGGGACATATCAAGGAACTGCATTGGTGGTAGGAGTTTCAGAATGA
- a CDS encoding RsmB/NOP family class I SAM-dependent RNA methyltransferase: MVELVENPNIAKLEWKPKMIERYSKLTDIEVFKKYSCSYLRKSLRVNTLKKSVAEIKERLEKNFKLEPIPFCKEGFWVYGERTDLGNLLEHTLGYVYIQEAASMIPPVVLDPKPGELVLDMCAAPGSKTTQIGCQMRNKGFIVANELTWQRIMALGLNVQRCGLTNYSITNMKGQKIPNLEFDKVLIDAPCSASGTIRKSASPVITWNPKTIQKISKIQKELMEHGFNILKPGGVLVYSTCTLEPEENEEVVDFLLKKFDNARVEEIELDINRSPAIVEFEGAVYSDEVKKCLRIWPQDNDTEGFFIAKIRKE, encoded by the coding sequence ATGGTAGAATTAGTAGAAAATCCAAACATTGCAAAACTTGAATGGAAACCAAAAATGATAGAACGGTATTCTAAATTAACTGATATAGAAGTTTTTAAAAAATATAGTTGTTCATATTTGCGAAAGTCATTAAGAGTTAATACTCTAAAAAAATCAGTTGCTGAAATTAAAGAGAGACTTGAAAAAAATTTTAAATTAGAACCAATTCCCTTTTGTAAAGAGGGTTTTTGGGTTTATGGGGAAAGAACTGATTTGGGAAATTTACTCGAACACACTTTAGGTTATGTTTATATTCAAGAAGCAGCGTCGATGATTCCTCCTGTAGTACTTGATCCAAAACCAGGCGAGTTAGTACTTGATATGTGTGCTGCACCAGGATCAAAAACTACCCAAATAGGATGTCAGATGAGAAATAAAGGATTCATAGTTGCAAATGAATTAACTTGGCAAAGAATTATGGCGTTAGGACTTAATGTTCAAAGATGTGGGCTTACAAATTATTCAATAACAAATATGAAAGGACAAAAAATTCCTAATTTAGAATTTGATAAAGTTTTAATTGATGCACCTTGTTCTGCATCAGGCACAATTAGAAAAAGTGCGTCACCTGTTATTACCTGGAATCCTAAAACAATACAAAAAATATCAAAAATTCAAAAAGAGTTAATGGAACATGGTTTTAATATTTTAAAACCAGGAGGAGTTTTAGTTTATAGTACGTGTACGCTTGAACCTGAAGAAAATGAGGAGGTCGTAGATTTTTTACTTAAAAAGTTTGACAATGCTCGCGTTGAAGAAATTGAGTTAGATATTAATCGATCTCCTGCAATTGTTGAATTTGAAGGTGCAGTTTACAGTGATGAAGTTAAAAAATGTTTAAGAATATGGCCTCAAGATAATGATACTGAAGGATTTTTTATTGCAAAAATTAGAAAAGAATAG
- a CDS encoding tRNA uridine(34) 5-carboxymethylaminomethyl modification radical SAM/GNAT enzyme Elp3: MDKDLQYYAELVEEIGKGSLSKDKIAKLKIKLCQKYKKKKIPTDIEVILNTPRSKLNKIKKFIQSKPTRTISGVAVVAVMSKPHKCPHGKCSICPGGVDSIFGDVPQSYTGHEPATMRGVRGGFNSYIQVFNRLEQYIVQGHVPDKVELIVMGGTFISVSKKYQKEFITSCFQAMNDFSSMFFRGGELKLEKFKEFFELPGDVGSSDRLKKIHFKINKLQLARTVELKTEQKRNEKTKIRCVGLTIETRPDYGTLEYGNQMLELGATRVEIGIQSVYDDVLEKMNRGHSVSDSIKSIQELRDLGFKLNFHYMIGLPGSSSIKDLNGFKQLFDSEDFKPDMIKIYPCMVMPGTKLENLMKQKKFKPINTDQAIELIGEFKRYIPEYCRVMRVQRDIPPNRSVGGVDKSNLRQYVHEYCANKKIKCKCIRCREVGRAKQIDKLQLVVREYVANGGKEYFISIEDVTHDVISGFCRLRIPQKSMRKEITLDSALIRELHVYGSAVAVGDSTKKESQHKGLGKKLMNKAEEIALKEGRHKLVVISGIGVREYYRKIGYKKEGPYMVKKIVI, from the coding sequence ATGGATAAAGACTTACAGTATTATGCAGAATTAGTGGAAGAAATAGGAAAAGGAAGCTTATCTAAAGATAAAATCGCTAAATTAAAAATAAAACTTTGTCAAAAATATAAAAAGAAAAAAATACCTACTGATATTGAAGTTATACTTAACACTCCTCGTTCTAAATTAAATAAAATAAAAAAATTTATTCAATCAAAACCTACAAGAACAATAAGCGGAGTTGCAGTGGTTGCAGTGATGTCTAAACCGCATAAATGTCCCCATGGGAAGTGTTCTATTTGTCCGGGAGGTGTAGACTCAATTTTTGGAGATGTTCCTCAAAGTTATACTGGGCATGAACCTGCAACGATGAGGGGAGTTCGTGGTGGATTTAATTCATACATTCAAGTATTTAATCGATTAGAACAATATATTGTTCAAGGACATGTTCCTGACAAAGTTGAACTAATTGTGATGGGTGGAACATTTATATCTGTTTCAAAAAAATATCAAAAAGAATTTATTACTTCCTGCTTTCAAGCAATGAATGATTTTTCAAGTATGTTTTTTAGAGGGGGAGAATTAAAACTTGAAAAATTTAAAGAGTTTTTTGAACTTCCAGGAGATGTAGGGTCTTCTGATCGATTAAAGAAAATTCATTTTAAAATTAATAAATTGCAATTGGCTCGAACAGTTGAACTTAAAACCGAACAAAAAAGAAATGAAAAAACAAAAATAAGGTGTGTGGGACTCACTATTGAAACTAGACCTGATTATGGCACATTAGAGTATGGAAATCAAATGTTAGAATTGGGTGCAACAAGAGTTGAAATAGGGATACAATCAGTATATGATGATGTCTTAGAAAAAATGAATAGGGGACATAGTGTTTCTGATTCGATTAAATCAATACAAGAATTACGTGACTTAGGATTTAAATTAAATTTTCATTATATGATTGGACTTCCAGGGTCAAGCAGTATAAAAGATTTAAATGGATTTAAACAATTATTTGATTCAGAAGATTTTAAGCCTGATATGATAAAAATATATCCTTGTATGGTGATGCCAGGTACGAAACTTGAAAATTTAATGAAACAAAAAAAGTTTAAACCAATAAATACTGATCAAGCAATTGAATTAATAGGTGAATTTAAACGATACATTCCTGAGTATTGTCGAGTTATGAGAGTTCAAAGAGATATACCTCCTAACAGATCTGTTGGAGGAGTTGATAAATCTAATTTAAGACAATATGTTCATGAGTACTGTGCGAACAAAAAAATAAAATGTAAGTGTATTCGTTGCCGAGAAGTTGGACGTGCAAAACAAATTGATAAATTACAACTTGTTGTTAGAGAATATGTAGCTAACGGTGGTAAAGAATATTTTATTTCAATTGAAGATGTAACACATGATGTTATTTCTGGATTTTGTAGATTAAGAATTCCTCAAAAAAGTATGAGAAAAGAAATAACTCTTGATTCTGCGCTCATTCGAGAACTTCATGTTTATGGATCTGCTGTTGCAGTTGGTGATTCCACTAAAAAAGAATCACAACATAAAGGTCTTGGCAAGAAGCTTATGAATAAAGCAGAAGAGATTGCACTTAAAGAAGGCAGACATAAACTTGTGGTAATTTCGGGAATTGGTGTTCGTGAATACTATCGAAAAATAGGATATAAAAAAGAAGGACCTTATATGGTTAAAAAAATTGTGATTTAA
- a CDS encoding calcium-transporting P-type ATPase, PMR1-type, with the protein MSPKTKSKQNSTPKTDWYKLPLQEVFLKLTSSPKGISSKDATNRLDEFGTNELEEGSKENWVHILLSQFNSPIVWILIGAVIISLLVSEVVDAVVIAIILLLNTVLGFVQEFKAEKSIEALKKMSSLRATVFRDGHHVKIDAKELVPGDILILETGEKVPADCRLIEAVDLNIEEAALTGESVPVTKKIFVIDKEVTIGDRKNMIFSGTVITNGRGKAIVCETGMRTEIGHIAHLIQHAEKNLTPLQLKLQKLGKTLGILVVVIAIITFITGFLKGEGAVEMLLAAISLAVAAIPEGLPAVVTIALALGVQRMLKRNALMRHLPSVETLGATTVICSDKTGTLTHNQMTVKKIFYDDREISVSGDGYQPEGEFSIASEKLKLILKIGAQNNDAKLNREKWECMGDPTEGCLLTAALKAGLDYSELNKKYPRVDEVGFSSERKRMTTVHKTDNGKVVYVKGAVDVILDNCEYIWIGEKRQRITREMKKKLLLKNDEFSSQALRVLGFAFKEITDNTKKEDYEKDLVFVGMQCMIDPPRKEVKESIAKCRTAGIKVVMITGDYLKTAVAIGKALGIEGKAIMGSELNDMSSEELLKQVDEISIYARVNPEHKLQIVEALQKKGHIVAMTGDGVNDAPALKKADIGIAMGISGTDVAKEASEMILLDDNFTSIVSAVEEGRNIFDNIRKFVEYLLSCNLGEVLTIFVAILLGLPLPLIALQILWVNLTTDGLPALALGVDPPSPDIMKRKPRKVESGIIDKPRAVFMVFVGLIMMVGTLALFTYYNFKYGMDYARTVAFCALMMFQMWNVFNSKAEESSLFKVGIFSNMKLIYAVVISIVLQLVVIYTPLSALFKTVSLGVFDWVIIVGVTSSVFIFGELIKFIWKLSGRSEV; encoded by the coding sequence ATGTCTCCGAAAACAAAATCCAAACAAAATTCAACGCCTAAAACTGATTGGTATAAATTACCTTTACAGGAAGTTTTTTTAAAATTGACTAGTTCTCCAAAAGGAATATCATCTAAAGATGCAACCAATAGGTTAGATGAATTTGGAACAAATGAACTTGAAGAAGGATCAAAAGAAAATTGGGTGCATATTTTATTATCTCAATTTAATTCACCTATTGTTTGGATACTCATTGGAGCAGTAATAATTTCATTGTTAGTTTCTGAAGTAGTGGATGCAGTTGTAATTGCAATAATTTTATTGTTAAATACTGTTTTAGGATTTGTACAAGAATTTAAAGCGGAAAAATCAATTGAAGCATTAAAAAAGATGTCTAGTTTAAGAGCGACAGTTTTTAGGGATGGCCATCATGTGAAAATTGATGCAAAAGAACTCGTTCCTGGAGACATATTAATTCTTGAAACAGGAGAAAAAGTGCCTGCAGATTGTAGATTAATAGAGGCAGTTGATTTGAATATTGAAGAAGCAGCACTTACTGGAGAATCAGTTCCTGTGACTAAAAAAATATTTGTAATTGATAAAGAAGTTACTATTGGTGATCGAAAAAATATGATTTTTTCTGGAACTGTAATTACTAATGGTCGTGGAAAAGCAATAGTTTGTGAAACTGGAATGCGAACTGAAATTGGACATATCGCACATTTAATTCAACATGCAGAAAAAAATCTTACACCTCTTCAGTTAAAATTACAAAAGCTTGGAAAAACACTCGGTATTTTAGTTGTGGTAATTGCAATAATCACATTCATTACTGGTTTTTTGAAAGGTGAAGGTGCAGTTGAAATGTTACTTGCAGCAATATCTCTTGCAGTAGCAGCAATACCTGAAGGATTACCTGCAGTAGTCACAATCGCTTTGGCATTAGGCGTTCAAAGAATGTTAAAACGAAACGCTTTAATGAGACATCTTCCAAGTGTAGAAACGCTAGGAGCCACAACTGTAATTTGTAGTGATAAGACAGGAACTTTGACACATAATCAAATGACTGTAAAAAAAATATTTTATGATGATCGCGAAATTTCTGTTTCGGGTGATGGATATCAGCCTGAAGGTGAATTTAGTATAGCTTCAGAAAAATTAAAACTTATTTTAAAAATAGGTGCACAAAATAATGATGCAAAATTAAATCGAGAAAAATGGGAATGTATGGGTGATCCCACAGAAGGTTGTTTATTAACCGCAGCGTTAAAAGCAGGACTTGATTATTCTGAATTAAATAAAAAATATCCTCGTGTTGATGAAGTAGGCTTTTCAAGTGAGCGAAAACGAATGACTACAGTTCATAAAACTGATAATGGCAAAGTAGTTTATGTCAAAGGAGCGGTTGATGTAATACTTGATAATTGTGAGTATATTTGGATTGGTGAAAAAAGACAAAGAATTACTCGAGAGATGAAAAAGAAATTACTTTTAAAAAATGATGAATTTTCTTCACAAGCATTAAGAGTTTTGGGATTTGCATTTAAAGAAATAACTGATAATACAAAAAAAGAAGATTATGAAAAAGATCTTGTTTTTGTTGGGATGCAATGTATGATTGATCCTCCAAGAAAAGAAGTAAAAGAATCTATTGCCAAATGTAGAACTGCGGGAATTAAAGTTGTGATGATTACTGGAGATTATTTGAAGACTGCAGTTGCAATTGGAAAAGCTTTAGGAATAGAAGGTAAAGCAATAATGGGTTCAGAATTAAATGATATGAGTTCTGAAGAATTATTAAAACAAGTAGATGAAATTTCAATATATGCTCGAGTTAATCCGGAACATAAATTACAGATTGTAGAAGCATTACAAAAGAAAGGACATATTGTTGCAATGACTGGGGATGGAGTAAATGATGCTCCCGCTCTTAAAAAAGCAGATATAGGAATTGCTATGGGCATAAGTGGGACTGATGTTGCAAAAGAAGCAAGTGAGATGATTCTTTTGGATGATAATTTTACATCGATTGTAAGTGCGGTTGAAGAAGGAAGAAATATATTTGATAATATTCGTAAATTTGTTGAATATTTATTATCTTGTAATCTTGGTGAAGTGTTAACAATATTTGTTGCAATATTATTAGGGCTTCCTTTACCATTAATTGCTCTTCAAATTTTATGGGTTAATTTAACAACTGATGGATTGCCTGCGTTAGCTTTAGGTGTTGATCCTCCAAGTCCAGATATTATGAAAAGAAAACCAAGAAAAGTTGAGTCAGGAATTATTGATAAACCTCGAGCAGTATTCATGGTTTTTGTGGGACTTATAATGATGGTTGGAACATTAGCATTGTTTACTTATTATAATTTTAAGTATGGGATGGATTATGCTAGAACTGTTGCTTTTTGTGCGCTTATGATGTTTCAGATGTGGAATGTATTTAACTCAAAAGCAGAAGAATCATCTTTGTTCAAGGTTGGAATCTTTTCAAATATGAAATTAATTTATGCTGTTGTAATATCAATTGTATTGCAACTAGTTGTAATTTATACTCCATTAAGTGCTTTATTTAAAACAGTAAGTTTAGGTGTTTTTGATTGGGTAATTATTGTGGGAGTTACTTCGAGCGTATTCATATTCGGCGAATTAATTAAATTTATTTGGAAATTAAGTGGCCGATCCGAAGTTTAA
- a CDS encoding MBL fold metallo-hydrolase, which yields MKLTFHGGAREVGRSCVELDTGRTKVLFDSGIMIEPEGTAYPINLNNLDQIDAVFLSHAHVDHSGALPYLDHNGLNCPIFCTKVTKNICRLLLTDSFKVGKLSFQDLGYEKNDIYKALDFMRRVKLREEGTIGDLDFTFYDAGHIPGSTSILVETSHSKYKKIFYTGDIKASETCLLNPPSVDVKRDLSDVDVLITETTYGNRIHSPRRTEVNRFLKVISTTLARGGNVLIPVFAVGRAQEILLMLAENVSDYDKMGINIYLDGMAKKATEIMLACPETLKDSKKLQKMFNKAIKVDGKMRKKVLRRQSIIVTTSGMLTGGAILSYLKETYKNNRDSILLTGYQAEATNGRLLMEEGCVYIDGHRKKVNCQLDKFDFSAHSDQAEIKDLIRNINPKKLILMHGDPEALNEILEWAKVKEYDVCAPSLGETIDLGD from the coding sequence ATGAAATTAACATTCCATGGTGGTGCGAGAGAAGTAGGGCGAAGTTGTGTAGAACTAGACACTGGTCGAACAAAAGTTTTATTTGATAGTGGAATCATGATTGAACCTGAAGGAACTGCATATCCGATAAACTTGAATAATCTTGATCAGATTGATGCAGTTTTTTTATCTCACGCACACGTAGATCATAGTGGGGCGTTACCTTATTTGGATCACAATGGACTTAATTGTCCAATTTTTTGCACTAAAGTTACAAAAAATATTTGTAGATTATTATTAACAGACTCATTTAAAGTAGGGAAATTATCATTTCAAGATTTAGGTTATGAAAAAAATGATATTTACAAAGCACTTGATTTTATGCGTCGAGTAAAATTAAGAGAAGAAGGAACTATTGGTGATTTGGATTTTACTTTTTATGATGCAGGGCATATTCCTGGAAGTACGTCTATTTTAGTTGAAACAAGTCATTCAAAATATAAAAAAATTTTTTATACGGGGGACATAAAAGCAAGTGAAACTTGTTTACTAAATCCTCCGAGTGTTGATGTTAAGAGGGATTTAAGTGATGTTGATGTATTAATAACTGAAACAACATATGGTAATAGAATTCATTCTCCTAGAAGAACTGAAGTTAATAGATTTTTGAAAGTAATATCTACTACTTTAGCTCGAGGAGGGAATGTATTAATTCCTGTTTTTGCAGTTGGACGTGCACAAGAAATTTTATTGATGCTTGCTGAAAATGTTTCTGATTATGATAAAATGGGAATAAACATATATTTAGATGGTATGGCTAAAAAAGCAACAGAAATAATGCTTGCGTGTCCTGAAACATTAAAAGATTCAAAAAAATTACAAAAAATGTTTAATAAAGCAATAAAAGTTGATGGTAAGATGAGAAAAAAAGTTCTTAGACGTCAATCAATAATTGTAACAACGTCAGGAATGCTTACTGGTGGTGCAATACTTTCTTATTTGAAAGAAACGTATAAAAATAATCGAGATTCAATACTTCTAACGGGTTATCAAGCAGAAGCTACTAATGGTAGATTACTGATGGAAGAAGGTTGCGTATATATTGATGGGCACAGAAAAAAAGTTAATTGTCAATTAGATAAATTTGATTTTTCAGCACATTCTGATCAAGCAGAAATAAAAGATTTGATAAGAAATATTAATCCAAAAAAACTTATCTTAATGCATGGTGATCCTGAGGCGTTAAATGAGATTTTAGAATGGGCTAAAGTAAAAGAATATGATGTTTGTGCTCCGAGCTTAGGTGAAACAATAGATTTAGGTGATTAA